One window of Burkholderia cepacia GG4 genomic DNA carries:
- a CDS encoding FAD-binding oxidoreductase, whose protein sequence is MSELSVTDALLAALGDDIVQLPCEFGNRQLKDWSGLPGSVPTALIRPRTTADVATALRVCHSLGQPIVTQGGMTGLVGGANGLSDEVALSLERMNRILEVDRTSSTITVEAGVPLQVVQEAALDAGLYFPLDLGARGSCTIGGNLATNAGGNRVIKYGMMRDQVLGIEAVLANGEVVSAMHKMIKNNSGYDLRHLLIGSEGTLGIITRTVLRLRPRPMAVATAWCALPDYDAVTTLLARSQKELSDAVTAFEVMWACYFDAVQIFLPQLRAPLNGRHPYYVLLESVGNDPEQHTGTFETFLGKLLEEGIVSDAALARSESDASAFWTIRDAPGEYMKFIPNHSGYDVSFPIVDAGRVAERCEQRLREQWPDALIIIYGHLGDGNLHIEVDIPGSDGRLHDEIDHVIYDVTREFHGSVSAEHGIGVKKKAFLGHTRSDAEITAMRKIKAALDPREILNPGKVI, encoded by the coding sequence ATGTCTGAATTGTCAGTAACTGACGCATTGCTTGCGGCACTCGGCGATGATATAGTGCAATTGCCCTGCGAGTTTGGCAATCGGCAATTGAAAGACTGGAGCGGGCTTCCGGGCTCGGTTCCGACCGCACTAATTCGACCACGCACGACCGCGGATGTAGCCACTGCATTGCGCGTGTGTCATTCGCTCGGTCAGCCCATTGTGACCCAAGGGGGGATGACGGGGCTCGTTGGCGGAGCAAATGGACTCAGTGACGAAGTAGCATTGAGCTTGGAGCGAATGAACCGCATTCTGGAAGTGGATCGCACGTCGTCGACCATCACGGTCGAGGCAGGTGTGCCTCTGCAGGTGGTGCAAGAGGCGGCACTCGACGCAGGGCTCTATTTTCCACTCGATCTCGGCGCTCGTGGTAGCTGCACTATCGGCGGCAATCTAGCGACCAACGCCGGCGGTAACCGCGTGATCAAGTACGGCATGATGCGCGATCAAGTACTCGGGATCGAAGCCGTGCTCGCCAATGGCGAAGTAGTCAGTGCGATGCACAAAATGATCAAGAATAATAGCGGCTATGATTTGCGGCATCTACTTATCGGCAGCGAAGGCACGCTAGGTATCATTACGCGGACTGTACTACGTTTGCGCCCTCGGCCCATGGCGGTGGCTACCGCATGGTGCGCATTACCCGACTACGATGCCGTCACGACTCTGCTCGCTCGCTCGCAAAAAGAACTGTCGGACGCTGTAACGGCTTTCGAAGTGATGTGGGCTTGTTATTTCGATGCCGTTCAGATTTTTCTCCCCCAATTGCGTGCACCACTAAATGGACGACATCCTTATTACGTTTTACTTGAAAGCGTAGGCAATGACCCTGAACAACATACGGGCACGTTCGAGACATTTCTTGGAAAACTGCTCGAAGAGGGAATCGTGAGCGATGCAGCGCTAGCGCGATCGGAATCGGATGCATCTGCATTCTGGACAATCCGCGATGCACCTGGCGAATATATGAAATTTATTCCCAACCATAGCGGGTACGATGTGAGTTTCCCTATTGTTGACGCTGGACGCGTAGCTGAGCGTTGTGAGCAAAGGTTGCGTGAGCAATGGCCAGATGCCCTCATCATAATCTACGGTCACTTGGGTGATGGCAACCTGCATATCGAGGTGGATATTCCCGGTTCTGACGGGCGATTGCACGATGAAATTGACCACGTCATCTACGACGTGACGCGCGAATTTCACGGTTCAGTATCTGCAGAACACGGTATCGGTGTGAAGAAGAAGGCCTTCCTAGGTCATACTCGCAGCGATGCCGAGATCACCGCAATGCGCAAGATCAAGGCGGCACTGGATCCGCGTGAAATCCTCAACCCGGGGAAGGTCATCTGA